A genome region from Crossiella equi includes the following:
- a CDS encoding ArsR/SmtB family transcription factor codes for MEGRRITDPEVLRSLAQPIRQKLYRLLAQTGPATVSALAKRIDTDPGLVSYHLRELAKGGYIVEAPELARDRRERWWRASAEQQSWAWTDFSSPEARTVAGAALAQMVTDQFERSRTFQETRSAWGGQWNSSAFTSNHYLRLTDVELRQLEDELHAVLDRWKAPREQLPAGPEAEDGREHVFLFLHGFPERP; via the coding sequence ATGGAAGGTCGCCGCATCACCGATCCCGAGGTGCTCCGCAGCCTCGCCCAGCCGATCCGGCAGAAGCTGTACCGGCTGCTCGCCCAGACCGGGCCCGCCACGGTCAGCGCGCTGGCCAAGCGCATCGACACCGACCCGGGCCTGGTCAGCTACCACCTGCGTGAGCTGGCCAAGGGCGGGTACATCGTCGAGGCGCCGGAGCTGGCCCGGGACCGGCGGGAGCGGTGGTGGCGGGCCTCCGCCGAGCAACAGTCCTGGGCCTGGACGGACTTCAGCTCGCCGGAGGCCCGCACGGTGGCCGGGGCGGCGCTCGCACAGATGGTCACCGACCAGTTCGAGCGCTCGCGCACCTTCCAGGAGACCCGCTCGGCCTGGGGCGGGCAGTGGAACTCCTCGGCGTTCACCTCCAACCACTACCTGCGACTGACCGACGTGGAGCTGCGGCAGCTGGAGGACGAGCTGCACGCGGTGCTCGACCGCTGGAAGGCCCCGCGCGAGCAGCTGCCCGCCGGGCCGGAGGCCGAGGACGGGCGCGAGCACGTGTTCCTGTTCCTGCACGGTTTCCCGGAACGCCCGTGA
- a CDS encoding MFS transporter — protein MTTAVARPAWREPAYLRYLAGHGTSLLGDQVWHVALSWAAVQLASPGVAGTVLAVSAVPRLVLLLAGGALADRYDVRRLMVGSDLVRAVVMLAAAGLAWSAPSLLWLVLVALVFGVADAVFLPAAGSLQPRLVETAQLPSAAAVQELVGRAALLLGAPLGGALVAVGGLPLACLVNAVTFGVSMVAVASVRPRRTVPPSGEAAFAAVRAGFAFLRGARVVRTALLVALVVNLGFVGPMNIGLALLASSRGWGAAGIGLLLAAFGGGAALGALVLLRVRVRRRLGVVAAVSAAAEGLATAAMAHAPTLALAVGAAGLVGLVAAPFGVALQTVVQARTPDAFRGRVTSVNTLCGLGIAPLAMSLFGLTADAVGASTAFLVSAGLELVGAALCLSVADLRRAEVPRG, from the coding sequence GTGACCACCGCGGTGGCCCGCCCGGCCTGGCGGGAGCCCGCCTACCTGCGGTACCTGGCCGGGCACGGCACCTCGTTGCTGGGCGACCAGGTGTGGCACGTGGCGCTGTCCTGGGCGGCGGTCCAGCTGGCCTCGCCCGGGGTGGCGGGCACGGTGCTGGCGGTCTCGGCGGTGCCCCGGCTGGTGCTGCTGCTGGCCGGGGGCGCGCTGGCCGACCGGTACGACGTGCGGCGGCTGATGGTCGGCAGCGACCTGGTGCGCGCGGTGGTCATGCTGGCCGCGGCGGGGCTGGCCTGGTCGGCGCCGAGTCTGCTGTGGCTGGTGCTGGTGGCGCTGGTGTTCGGGGTGGCCGACGCGGTGTTCCTGCCCGCGGCCGGGTCGTTGCAGCCGAGGCTGGTCGAGACCGCCCAGCTGCCTTCGGCGGCGGCGGTGCAGGAGCTGGTCGGCCGGGCCGCGCTGCTGCTGGGGGCTCCGCTGGGCGGGGCGCTGGTCGCGGTGGGCGGGCTGCCGCTGGCCTGCCTGGTCAACGCGGTGACCTTCGGGGTGTCCATGGTCGCGGTGGCCTCGGTGCGGCCGCGGCGGACGGTGCCGCCGTCCGGGGAGGCGGCGTTCGCCGCGGTGCGGGCCGGGTTCGCCTTCCTGCGCGGGGCGCGGGTGGTGCGCACGGCGCTGCTCGTCGCCCTGGTGGTCAACCTGGGGTTCGTGGGGCCGATGAACATCGGGCTGGCGCTGCTGGCCTCCTCGCGCGGCTGGGGTGCGGCGGGCATCGGACTGCTGCTGGCGGCCTTCGGCGGTGGCGCGGCGCTGGGGGCGCTGGTGCTGCTGCGGGTGCGGGTGCGGCGCCGGCTGGGAGTGGTGGCCGCGGTGAGCGCGGCGGCCGAGGGCCTGGCCACCGCGGCGATGGCGCACGCGCCGACCCTGGCGCTGGCGGTCGGCGCGGCGGGGCTGGTCGGGCTGGTGGCGGCCCCGTTCGGCGTGGCGTTGCAGACCGTGGTCCAGGCGCGCACGCCGGATGCGTTCCGGGGCCGCGTGACCAGCGTGAACACGCTGTGCGGCCTGGGCATCGCGCCGTTGGCGATGAGCTTGTTCGGGCTGACCGCGGACGCCGTCGGGGCGAGCACGGCCTTCCTGGTCAGCGCGGGCCTGGAGCTGGTGGGCGCCGCGCTGTGCCTGTCGGTGGCGGACCTGCGCCGGGCGGAGGTGCCCCGGGGATAA
- a CDS encoding PadR family transcriptional regulator, with translation MSATRLLLLGVVRWCGTAHGYLVRAELEAWWAHEWGNIKWGSIYHGLKQLTKQELMTATSPTENLGRVDYALTPAGEAEFLRLLRATLREPEEHKPDLLAAALVLMPALPRDEVISLFKERLAALEVNRAQVESRTGELTEPAHMSELFGLWRRSADSNIAWTQDLVERLESGEHTFVGEAPHVFGTPGGALFNADGSARPRPKPDLNCQ, from the coding sequence ATGTCGGCGACGAGGCTGCTGCTGCTCGGTGTGGTGCGCTGGTGCGGCACCGCACACGGCTACCTGGTGCGAGCCGAGCTTGAGGCCTGGTGGGCGCACGAGTGGGGCAACATCAAGTGGGGCTCGATCTACCACGGCCTCAAGCAGCTCACCAAGCAGGAGCTGATGACGGCCACCTCCCCCACCGAGAACCTGGGCCGGGTCGACTACGCCCTGACGCCGGCGGGCGAGGCGGAGTTCCTGCGCCTGCTGCGCGCGACGCTGCGCGAGCCGGAGGAGCACAAGCCGGACCTGCTGGCCGCGGCCCTGGTCCTGATGCCCGCCCTGCCCCGGGACGAGGTGATCTCCCTGTTCAAGGAGCGCCTGGCCGCCCTGGAGGTCAACCGCGCCCAGGTCGAGTCCCGCACCGGCGAGCTGACCGAACCGGCCCACATGAGCGAGCTGTTCGGCCTGTGGCGCCGCTCGGCGGACAGCAACATCGCCTGGACCCAGGACCTGGTCGAACGCCTGGAGTCGGGCGAGCACACCTTCGTCGGCGAGGCCCCGCACGTCTTCGGCACCCCCGGGGGCGCCCTGTTCAACGCCGACGGCAGCGCCCGGCCCCGGCCCAAGCCGGACCTCAACTGTCAGTGA
- a CDS encoding winged helix-turn-helix transcriptional regulator, protein MRRTDFSGADCAMAQALDVVGDWWTLLIVRDVTRGRSRFDTLQAGLGVSRKVLAERLRWLVDHEVLQRELYHEHPPRYDYRLTTRGRALLPVLVALQDWGDTWLLGDGALSATTTPGSAECHRVHALSGVRLPELLLPAADGPARDPVADTDFTVLTLFPGAGLGIPGWAEIPGAPGCTASAAAYRALHAEFRALGASVHGVSTQRPDELARFADAEDLPFPLLSDAGLDLVTALRLPTFRAGGADRHKRLSLLVDRDRVVRSVFYPISDPACSAEQVLSGLTRLYPRPGAALPQP, encoded by the coding sequence GTGCGGCGAACGGACTTCTCCGGTGCCGACTGCGCGATGGCGCAGGCACTGGACGTGGTGGGCGACTGGTGGACGCTGCTGATCGTGCGCGATGTGACCAGGGGGCGTTCCCGCTTCGACACGTTGCAGGCCGGGCTGGGGGTCTCGCGCAAGGTGCTGGCCGAACGGCTGCGCTGGCTGGTCGACCACGAGGTGCTCCAGCGCGAGCTCTACCACGAGCACCCGCCGCGCTATGACTACCGCCTCACCACCCGGGGCCGTGCGCTGCTGCCGGTGCTGGTGGCGTTGCAGGACTGGGGCGACACCTGGCTGCTGGGCGACGGCGCGCTGTCGGCGACCACCACACCGGGCTCGGCCGAGTGCCACCGCGTGCACGCGCTGAGCGGGGTGCGCCTGCCCGAGCTGCTGCTGCCCGCCGCCGACGGTCCCGCGCGGGATCCGGTGGCCGACACCGACTTCACCGTGCTGACCCTGTTCCCGGGCGCTGGCCTGGGGATCCCGGGCTGGGCGGAGATCCCGGGCGCCCCGGGCTGCACCGCCTCGGCGGCGGCCTACCGCGCACTGCACGCGGAGTTCCGGGCACTCGGCGCGAGCGTGCACGGGGTGTCCACCCAGCGCCCGGACGAGCTGGCCCGCTTCGCCGACGCCGAGGACCTGCCGTTCCCGCTGCTGTCGGACGCGGGCCTGGACCTGGTCACCGCGCTGCGCCTGCCGACCTTCCGCGCGGGCGGCGCCGACCGCCACAAGCGCCTGTCCCTGCTCGTGGACCGCGACCGCGTGGTCCGCTCGGTCTTCTACCCGATCTCCGACCCGGCGTGTTCGGCCGAACAGGTGCTGTCCGGCCTGACCCGCCTCTACCCTCGACCGGGTGCCGCACTTCCACAGCCATGA
- a CDS encoding ABC transporter permease yields MNVITATGVVYAREMRPTLRNPMVLVTGMVQPVLYVVLFGPLLTMMPIPGAPAGSTPWAWFIPGMLVFTMLFGTAFAGADLMYEQSTGTLERLLASPVNRVALLVGQVGKQLSVLLAQAVLLIVLVLPFGLSVSVLGTVLGLLLLLLLAGAVGIGSLGLGLALTQIYQFYTAVQAAILPLMLTAGMLLPMDAAPGWLYTLSRLNPLTHVVDAERALFAGDFGHPAIPLAVALTAALGAAATWFALHNIRKQSA; encoded by the coding sequence ATGAACGTGATCACCGCGACCGGAGTCGTCTACGCCCGGGAGATGCGCCCGACCCTGCGCAACCCGATGGTCCTGGTGACCGGCATGGTCCAGCCGGTGCTCTACGTGGTCCTGTTCGGGCCGCTGCTGACCATGATGCCCATCCCGGGCGCGCCCGCGGGCAGCACACCCTGGGCCTGGTTCATCCCGGGCATGCTCGTCTTCACCATGCTGTTCGGCACCGCCTTCGCGGGCGCGGACCTGATGTACGAGCAGAGCACCGGCACCCTGGAACGCCTGCTCGCCTCCCCGGTCAACCGGGTGGCGCTGCTGGTGGGCCAGGTCGGCAAGCAGCTCAGCGTGCTGCTGGCCCAGGCGGTGCTGCTGATCGTGCTCGTGCTGCCGTTCGGGCTGTCGGTGTCGGTACTGGGCACGGTGCTCGGCCTGCTGCTGTTGCTGTTGCTGGCGGGCGCGGTCGGCATCGGCTCGCTCGGCCTGGGCCTGGCACTCACGCAGATCTACCAGTTCTACACCGCGGTGCAGGCGGCGATCCTGCCGCTGATGCTCACCGCGGGCATGCTGCTGCCGATGGACGCCGCCCCGGGCTGGCTGTACACGCTGTCCCGGCTCAACCCGCTCACCCACGTGGTGGACGCCGAACGCGCCCTCTTCGCCGGGGACTTCGGTCACCCGGCGATCCCGCTGGCAGTGGCCCTGACCGCCGCGCTCGGCGCGGCCGCGACCTGGTTCGCACTGCACAACATCCGCAAGCAGTCCGCCTGA
- a CDS encoding ATP-binding cassette domain-containing protein, with protein MIHTRQLVRHFKAKKEVVEAVRGVDLDVAEGEVVAFLGPNGAGKSTTLRMLTTLLPATAGQARVAGFDVRTEPDRVRRNIGYIGQKHGASEGQRVCDELYTQGRVYGLTGAQARARAEELMGQLELADLASRYVITLSGGQKRRLDVALGLIHRPGLLFLDEPSTGLDPHSRANLWAHIGELRARYGTTIFLTTHYLDEADTAAERVIVIDHGRIIAEGTPDQLKAKVSGDLVTVELADTDTARRAVPVGAALPGAHEVTATGSTLTLRVRQGDEALPELVRALDRAEVRPRGLAVARPTLDDVFLSLTGRSLREESA; from the coding sequence ATGATCCACACCAGGCAACTGGTCCGACACTTCAAAGCCAAGAAGGAGGTGGTCGAGGCCGTCCGTGGGGTTGACCTCGATGTGGCGGAGGGGGAGGTCGTGGCCTTCCTCGGGCCCAACGGGGCCGGGAAGAGCACCACGTTGCGGATGCTCACCACGCTGTTGCCCGCCACCGCCGGGCAGGCCCGCGTCGCCGGGTTCGACGTGCGCACCGAACCCGACCGGGTGCGGCGCAACATCGGCTACATCGGGCAGAAGCACGGTGCCAGCGAGGGGCAGCGGGTGTGCGACGAGCTGTACACCCAGGGCCGCGTCTACGGGCTCACCGGCGCCCAGGCCCGGGCCCGGGCGGAGGAGCTGATGGGGCAGCTCGAGCTGGCCGACCTGGCCTCCCGGTACGTGATCACCTTGTCCGGCGGGCAGAAGCGGCGCCTGGACGTCGCGCTCGGGCTCATCCACCGGCCCGGGCTGCTGTTCCTGGACGAGCCCTCGACCGGGCTCGACCCGCACAGCCGGGCCAACCTGTGGGCGCACATCGGCGAGCTGCGCGCGCGGTACGGGACGACGATCTTCCTGACCACGCACTACCTGGACGAGGCCGACACCGCCGCCGAGCGGGTGATCGTCATCGACCACGGGCGCATCATCGCCGAGGGCACGCCCGACCAGCTCAAGGCCAAGGTCTCCGGCGACCTGGTCACCGTCGAGCTCGCCGACACCGACACCGCCCGCCGGGCCGTGCCGGTGGGGGCGGCGCTGCCCGGGGCGCACGAGGTGACCGCCACCGGCAGCACGCTGACCCTGCGCGTGCGGCAGGGTGACGAGGCCCTGCCCGAGCTGGTCCGCGCCCTGGACCGGGCAGAGGTCCGGCCGCGCGGGCTGGCCGTGGCCCGCCCGACCCTGGACGACGTCTTCCTGTCCCTGACCGGCCGCAGCCTGCGCGAGGAGTCGGCATGA
- a CDS encoding phenylacetate--CoA ligase family protein, which translates to MAAQSFEELVEFVRESSPYYRELYSALPDKPGITDLPIVDHATYWAANTLTDNRLHTGPQVGGLVFKTGGTTSAPRVSVYTRAEWREMSETFSTGLSGAGLVDGDRVANLFYAGELYSSFIFTLNTLQDAPVDTVQLPIAGSAPLEFVAKTLEEFGATVLAAPPTSLCQLAQHVVDTIGQLPSVRIVLFSGEAFYGDQRALINAAFPHARVRSIGYASVDGGILGGPVAGEEDARVHQVFPNRVMEILDIETGEQITEPGRPGRVVVTDLVRRLQPVVRYPVGDLAEWVDIDARTFRLLGRSDEGARVGPVTVYLDDLRQVVENATAAAGQAVTGLQVVLRRRDAKDQLVLRLAGAVRGQEELAEAIAAGLDQARPMFADHVAKDLINPLAVEWVGTTGLTVNPRTGKLVRLLDERGA; encoded by the coding sequence GTGGCAGCCCAGTCCTTCGAAGAACTCGTCGAGTTCGTCCGTGAGAGTTCCCCCTACTACCGGGAACTGTACTCCGCGCTGCCGGACAAGCCGGGGATCACCGATCTCCCGATTGTGGACCACGCCACTTATTGGGCAGCCAACACCCTCACCGACAACCGGTTGCACACCGGTCCGCAGGTCGGCGGACTGGTGTTCAAGACCGGCGGAACCACCAGTGCGCCCCGCGTCTCGGTCTACACCCGCGCCGAGTGGCGGGAGATGAGCGAGACCTTCTCCACCGGGCTGTCCGGCGCCGGGCTGGTCGACGGCGACCGCGTGGCCAACCTGTTCTACGCGGGCGAGCTGTACTCCAGCTTCATCTTCACCCTCAACACCCTCCAGGACGCGCCGGTCGACACCGTCCAGCTGCCCATCGCCGGGTCCGCGCCGCTGGAGTTCGTGGCCAAGACCCTGGAGGAGTTCGGCGCCACCGTGCTGGCCGCGCCGCCCACCTCGCTGTGCCAGCTGGCCCAGCACGTCGTGGACACCATCGGCCAGCTGCCCTCGGTGCGCATCGTGCTGTTCAGCGGCGAGGCCTTCTACGGCGACCAGCGCGCGCTCATCAACGCCGCCTTCCCCCACGCCCGCGTCCGCTCCATCGGTTACGCCAGCGTGGACGGCGGCATCCTCGGCGGCCCGGTCGCCGGGGAGGAGGACGCGCGTGTGCACCAGGTCTTCCCGAACCGGGTCATGGAGATCCTGGACATCGAGACCGGCGAGCAGATCACCGAGCCGGGCCGCCCGGGCCGCGTGGTGGTCACCGACCTGGTCCGCCGCCTCCAGCCCGTCGTGCGCTACCCCGTCGGCGACCTCGCCGAGTGGGTCGACATCGATGCGCGCACCTTCCGCCTGCTGGGCCGCTCCGACGAGGGCGCCCGCGTCGGGCCGGTCACCGTCTACCTCGACGACCTGCGCCAGGTGGTGGAGAACGCCACCGCCGCGGCCGGGCAGGCCGTCACCGGGCTGCAGGTCGTGCTGCGCCGCCGGGACGCCAAGGACCAGCTGGTGCTGCGCCTGGCCGGTGCCGTGCGGGGTCAGGAGGAACTGGCCGAGGCGATCGCGGCCGGGCTGGACCAGGCCCGCCCGATGTTCGCCGACCACGTGGCCAAGGACCTGATCAACCCCCTGGCGGTGGAGTGGGTCGGTACCACCGGCCTGACCGTCAACCCGCGCACCGGCAAGCTGGTGCGGCTGCTCGACGAGCGCGGTGCGTGA
- a CDS encoding class I SAM-dependent methyltransferase has protein sequence MRTRPAGDFDYETPGIGYAAHRRTDPRIAALVHAALGEARTVLNVGAGAGSYEPADRHVIAVEPSASMRAQRPRHLAPAVNATAEELPFDDNAVDAAMATITVHHWADADRGLRELRRVSAGPVVVLTICAQALAEGWFGEYAPEVVAAEATRFPAVAHIAEVLGGARTTPVPVALDCPDGFTDAYYGRPERFLDPAVRRAQSGWRFAGAEAEARTVAKLRADLESGEWDRRFGHLRTQPEYDSALRLVVAG, from the coding sequence GTGCGCACCCGACCTGCTGGTGACTTCGACTACGAGACCCCCGGCATCGGGTACGCCGCCCACCGGCGCACCGACCCGCGCATCGCTGCGCTGGTGCACGCCGCCCTGGGCGAGGCGCGGACCGTGCTCAACGTCGGCGCGGGCGCGGGCTCCTACGAACCCGCCGACCGCCACGTCATCGCGGTCGAGCCCTCGGCCTCGATGCGCGCCCAGCGGCCCCGGCACCTGGCCCCGGCGGTCAACGCCACCGCCGAGGAGCTGCCCTTCGACGACAACGCCGTGGACGCCGCGATGGCCACGATCACCGTGCACCACTGGGCCGACGCCGACCGCGGCCTGCGCGAGCTGCGGCGGGTCAGCGCGGGCCCGGTCGTCGTGCTGACCATCTGCGCCCAGGCGCTGGCCGAGGGCTGGTTCGGCGAGTACGCCCCGGAGGTGGTCGCCGCCGAGGCCACCCGGTTCCCGGCGGTGGCGCACATCGCGGAGGTGCTGGGCGGTGCGCGCACCACCCCGGTGCCGGTCGCGCTGGACTGCCCGGACGGGTTCACCGACGCCTACTACGGCCGCCCGGAACGGTTCCTGGACCCGGCCGTGCGGCGCGCCCAGTCCGGCTGGCGCTTCGCCGGTGCGGAGGCCGAGGCGCGCACGGTCGCGAAACTGCGCGCGGACCTGGAATCCGGGGAGTGGGACCGCCGTTTCGGCCACTTGCGGACACAGCCCGAATACGACTCGGCACTCCGTTTGGTGGTCGCCGGTTGA
- a CDS encoding MFS transporter, with amino-acid sequence MLGLLAHNRNFTLVWLGQVLSQGGTRLYQIALLWWLLGSLPEDTRGLASGAFLVMGALPPLLLVRHIGRFLDRAPSRAVMLRAELIACGVVTVLAVFASFDAVSPWAVYPVAIVLATTQAFFDPCLLKAMPELVEGKDIERAVGFGSSTQSVANFAGAAVGAAVIAGVGFAGAVWVNAATYAVAALCLLAAKFTPLPTAPGGAAAPASEGSTWSFLGSMPGVRPLLLCFAAANFFSAPTLLVLPLYTKLVLEQGAGTLAVLEAALWLGLLLGAFAAASIPTGDRVTRFGAGCIALFAVCLGVPGLLVNGWLYGVLLAASGVCLGVSNVKFTALFQAVVPNEVKGRFFAALQAAVSLTFPVAFLVFGAVGDAVSPQLLALAQAAGLLVVAATFLKLREPRPVMA; translated from the coding sequence ATGCTGGGACTGTTGGCGCACAACCGGAACTTCACGCTGGTCTGGCTCGGCCAGGTGCTCTCCCAGGGCGGCACCCGGCTCTACCAGATCGCGCTGCTGTGGTGGCTGCTCGGCAGCCTGCCCGAGGACACCCGGGGGCTGGCCTCCGGCGCGTTCCTGGTCATGGGCGCCCTGCCGCCGCTGCTGCTGGTGCGCCACATCGGCCGTTTCCTGGACCGCGCGCCCAGCCGGGCGGTCATGCTGCGCGCCGAGCTCATCGCCTGCGGTGTGGTCACCGTGCTCGCGGTGTTCGCCAGCTTCGACGCGGTCTCGCCGTGGGCGGTGTACCCGGTGGCGATCGTGCTGGCCACCACCCAGGCCTTCTTCGACCCCTGCCTGCTCAAGGCGATGCCGGAGCTGGTGGAGGGCAAGGACATCGAGCGCGCGGTCGGCTTCGGCTCCTCGACGCAGTCGGTGGCCAACTTCGCCGGGGCCGCGGTCGGCGCGGCGGTGATCGCGGGCGTCGGGTTCGCCGGTGCGGTGTGGGTCAACGCCGCCACCTACGCGGTGGCCGCGCTGTGCCTGCTGGCGGCCAAGTTCACCCCGCTGCCCACCGCGCCCGGCGGTGCCGCCGCCCCGGCCAGCGAGGGCAGCACCTGGTCGTTCCTGGGGTCGATGCCCGGGGTGCGGCCACTGCTGCTGTGCTTCGCCGCGGCCAACTTCTTCTCCGCGCCCACGCTGCTGGTGCTGCCGCTCTACACCAAGCTCGTGCTGGAGCAGGGCGCGGGCACGCTCGCGGTGCTGGAGGCCGCGCTGTGGCTGGGCCTGCTGCTCGGCGCCTTCGCCGCGGCCAGTATTCCCACCGGTGACCGGGTGACCCGGTTCGGCGCGGGCTGCATCGCGCTGTTCGCGGTGTGCCTGGGCGTGCCGGGCCTGCTGGTCAACGGCTGGCTCTACGGTGTGCTGCTGGCCGCGAGCGGGGTGTGCCTGGGGGTGTCGAACGTGAAGTTCACCGCGCTGTTCCAGGCCGTGGTGCCCAACGAGGTCAAGGGCCGCTTCTTCGCCGCGCTGCAGGCGGCGGTGAGCCTGACCTTCCCGGTGGCGTTCCTGGTCTTCGGCGCGGTCGGCGACGCCGTCAGCCCTCAGCTGCTGGCGCTGGCCCAGGCGGCCGGTCTGCTCGTGGTGGCCGCGACCTTCCTCAAGCTGCGCGAGCCCCGGCCGGTCATGGCCTGA